One window of Salmo salar chromosome ssa11, Ssal_v3.1, whole genome shotgun sequence genomic DNA carries:
- the LOC106594832 gene encoding mitogen-activated protein kinase 6 has translation MAEKFESLMNIHGFDLGPRYMDLKPLGYGGNGLVFSAVDTDCDKRVAVKKIILTDPQSVKHALREIKIIRRLDHDNTVKVFETLGPSGRHLTEDIVSLTEVNSVYIVQEYMETDLCQLLERGLLSEDHARLFMYQLLRGLKYIHSANVLHRDLKPANLFVNTEDLVLKIGDFGLARIMDPHYSHKGHLSEGLVTKWYRSPRLLLSPNNYTKAIDMWAAGCIFAEMLTGKTLFAGAHELEQMQLILESIPVLREEDRQELHSVIPVFIHGDMSQPHNPLAKLLPDVSPHALDFLQKILTFNPMDRLTAEEALAHPYMSDYSFPLDEPVSLHPFHIEDEVDDILLMDQGHSHTWDRYHDSQLSEGDWHLHTHSTLDTDEVQVDPRALSDQTDEEEVQVDPRKYADGDRDFLDDPSYGYSSLFTPERSWPDPDDEHFDLHHENKYCDLECSHTCNYKVVSPSYLDNLIWRDSEVNHYYEPKLIIDLSNWKEQQSKEKQAQAAGRDKEHKAQKSKCEKNGLVKAQMVLQVEKGPVEKDSQQEKNQTQTTQQNQSFDFDSFIAGTIKLSLQTEPSDVGLLGDVGLLSEVGVGLLSEVGLLNELNSSVSQLEAPRSGSMSKTISQEKEEKCLVNFAQVSITVGTAGSGARPAHPWESFGGGERVDERRGGCLMDGAGHWDVGKEEQLQKDSSYTSYLDRLFSRKDEGSGETAASAADTPEPEPSDVGGERERDEGGFLARSGEIMFNMQLDSLALPGFQVTTDVPLKSIQASLAPSTVKCSPQIAHTTYSSFFKHLN, from the exons ATGGCGGAGAAGTTTGAGTCTCTGATGAACATCCATGGGTTTGACCTCGGCCCACGTTACATGGACCTGAAGCCTCTGGGCTACGGAGGGAACGGCCTGGTGTTCTCAGCCGTCGACACGGACTGCGACAAACGCGTGGCGGTGAAGAAGATCATCCTAACGGACCCTCAGAGTGTCAAACACGCCCTGAGAGAGATCAAGATCATCAGGAGACTGGACCACGACAACACCGTCAAG GTATTTGAGACTCTAGGGCCCAGCGGTCGCCACCTAACAGAGGACATAGTCTCTCTGACAGAGGTGAACTCTGTGTACATCGTCCAGGAGTACATGGAGACAGACCTGTGTCAGCTCCTGGAGAGGGGTCTTCTCTCTGAGGACCACGCCAGACTCTTCATGTACCAGCTGCTGAGAGGCCTCAAGTACATCCACTCTGCCAACGTACTGCACAGAGACCTGAAGCCTGCCAACTTGTTCGTCAACACAGAGGACCTGGTGCTGAAGATAGGAGACTTTGGGCTGGCCCGGATCATGGATCCTCACTACTCACACAAG gGTCATCTTTCTGAGGGCTTGGTGACTAAATGGTACCGGTCTCCTCGCCTGCTGCTCTCCCCTAACAATTACACCAAGGCCATTGACATGTGGGCTGCTGGATGCATCTTCGCTGAGATGCTCACCGGGAAAACGCTCTTCGCAG GAGCACATGAGCTGGAGCAGATGCAGCTGATCCTGGAGTCCATCCCTGTGCTGAGAGAAGAGGACAGGCAGGAGTTACACAGTGTTATCCCCGTCTTCATACACGGTGACATGTCCCAGCCGCACAACCCACTGGCCAAGCTACTGCCTGACGTCAGCCCACATG CCCTGGATTTCCTGCAAAAgatcctgacctttaaccccatgGACCGTCTGACAGCAGAAGAAGCCCTAGCCCACCCCTACATGTCTGACTACTCCTTCCCCCTGGACGAACCCGTCTCCCTGCACCCCTTCCACATAGAGGATGAGGTGGATGATATCTTACTGATGGACCAGGGTCACAGCCACACCTGGGACAG GTACCATGACAGCCAGCTTTCAGAAGGGGACTGGCACCTCCACACCCACAGCACTCTGGACACTGACGAGGTACAGGTGGACCCTCGGGCTCTGTCTGACCAAACTGATGAGGAGGAGGTCCAG GTGGACCCTCGTAAGTATGCAGACGGAGACCGGGATTTCCTGGACGATCCTTCCTACGGCTACTCCTCCCTCTTCACTCCCGAACGCTCGTGGCCCGACCCCGATGACGAACACTTCGACCTTCACCACGAGAACAAGTACTGTGACCTGGAGTGTTCCCACACCTGTAACTACAAGGTGGTGTCTCCATCCTACCTGGATAACCTGATCTGGAGGGACAGCGAGGTCAACCACTACTACGAGCCCAAGCTCATTATAGATCTGTCCAACTGGAAGGAGCAGCAGAGTAAAGAGAAACAGGCTCAGGCTGCAGGCAGAGACAAGGAGCACAAGGCCCAGAAGAGCAAGTGTGAGAAGAACGGCCTGGTGAAGGCTCAGATGGTTCTACAGGTAGAGAAGGGCCCCGTGGAGAAGGACTCCCAGCAAGAGAAGAACCAGACCCAGACTACTCAACAGAATCAAAGCTTTGACTTTGACTCCTTCATCGCCGGCACCATCAAACTGAGCCTGCAAACTGAGCCCAGCGACGTGGGACTCCTGGGGGACGTGGGCCTCCTGAGCGAGGTGGGAGTGGGCCTCCTGAGCGAGGTGGGCCTCCTGAACGAGCTCAACTCGTCTGTGTCCCAGCTGGAGGCTCCGCGGTCAGGCTCCATGTCCAAAACCATCAgccaggagaaggaggagaagtgtCTGGTGAACTTTGCTCAGGTTAGCATCACCGTGGGGACCGCTGGGTCTGGGGCGCGTCCCGCACACCCCTGGGAGAGCTtcggagggggggagagggtggATGAGCGGAGAGGTGGGTGTCTGATGGACGGGGCGGGGCACTGGGACGTTGGAAAAGAGGAGCAGCTCCAGAAGGACAGCTCCTACACCAGCTACCTGGACAGACTGTTCAGCAGGAAGGACGAGGGCAGCGGGGAGACTGCTGCTAGCGCCGCCGACACCCCAGAACCTGAGCCCTCGGAtgtgggaggggagagggaacggGACGAGGGGGGCTTCCTGGCGCGGAGCGGAGAAATCATGTTTAACATGCAGCTGGACTCTCTGGCGCTGCCGGGGTTCCAAGTTACGACCGATGTGCCGCTCAAATCCATACAggcctccctcgctccctccacgGTCAAATGCTCGCCTCAGATCGCCCACACAACCTACAGCAGCTTCTTCAAGCATCTGAATTAA